GATAGTATCTCTAAGGTTGGGTTTGGAGGCTAATAAATGTATTTTCACGATAGCGGAGCGGAAAAAACTGAGTCGCATCTCCCAAAGGAAATCCCAGTCAGTAAAAAAAGAAAAATGAAATATTTTTTGGGGATTTAGTTTATTCTTTATCGAAGAAGCCCCGCATAAACGGATACATCTCCATCATCTGCTCATTTGCGATCTGTTCATACAGACGGTAAATGATCGAGACGGTCAGCAGCAGACCGGTTCCACCAACAAAACCGATGATACCAAGCATATTTGCCATGACAGACAGAAGACCGATGAACACCCCTCCAATAACAGTTACACGAGGAATGTATCTGTCGAGATAACGTTCGAGAACGGCGGGAGATCTCCGGTAGCCGGGGATCTGCATACCGGAGTTCTGAATCTGCCGGGCAACATGCTTTGAATCGAGACCTGCTGTCTTGACCCAGAATATTGCAAAGAGGGCGCCTCCAAGAATCATCACCGTACAATCAATACCAACACGGAGAATAACTTCCCATATGGCATGACCGGTTCCGGTAAATGAGGAGAGCCACCACATCCAGTCCTGGGGCTGGTTGATCGGAGCAAGGTACCACATCAGACCATTAAGCGGCGTTGAGCCGTTAAATTCGCCAAGTGCTGTGAATCCTATACTCGAAAGGAACATACCAATCATCTGGACGTTTGCCTGCAGCACACGGACAAGAATCATCGGGAGAACACTTGCATAGACAAGTTTTACCGGGAATCTTGACCTTGCACCGCGAACATTTGCATGAGCAAGGGGGATCTCAATACGGGTTGATTCAACATACACGATAATGAAGAACAGTCCAACGGTTGTTACGAGAGCCAGGAGCTGCAGACCGAAGTAATCGATAAAGTTTGCACCATCGGCGATGACCTGGAACAATCTCGGGAAAAATCCGACCGCGAACTGATCGGTCGTTGCTTCCCAGTTGAAGAATCCGTTAATAAGACCCTGGGCGACTCCTGCGACGATAAAAAGACCGACACCGGACCCGATACCCCATTTGGAGACGACCTCATCCATAAACATAACAAGGACACCACCAATACAGATCTGCAGGAAGATCAACAGCATGACAAATCCGGCGTTCCCGCCGAAGAATGCTGAAACAGCTGGATCAGCACTCATCCATCCGCCCAGCACATTTGGCAGGGCTTCAAGAATAATCATGACGAAGATAAGGACCTTCTGCAGACCCATGTAGATTACCTGGCCACGCTGATCTGACGTGTTGATTTTAATCAGATCTGCACCGCGGAGTAACTGCAAAACGATTGATGCGGTAACGATTGGTCCAATACCAAGATGCAGAATAGTACCTTGTGCACCAGCTAAAAGGGCACGGTAATACTCAAAAACATCGATTGATGTGGCGGAAAGACCAAACACCGGAATGTTCGTTAAAATAAAATACAGCAGCAACACCGCAGCAGTCCACATCAGTTTGTTTTTGAAGTGGACGTGACCTTCCGGTGGCTTGACTGCCGGCATTCGGGCCAGCAGGGGTTCCATTCGATCCAACAGTTCTCCCATGAGTTATACACCAAAAAATTATTCGGAGGTCTGGGTGGTTCCACCCAGTTCCTCGATTTTAGCAACAGCACGGCCTGAGAAGTTCTCTGCAGTGATGGTAAGTTTGTGAGTGACTTTGCCACCGCCAAGGATCTTCTCTACACCAATCTGTGCGGCATCAAGAGTAATAACATCTCCGTTTTGAGTTGCAATTCCACGGGCAACAAGATCAGGGATCATCTGATCAAGGTCGCCAATATCAAGAACCTCATACGTTACAGATATCTTACTGACAAATCCGTGTTTTCCCTCGGTTTTACCGAGAAGATACCAGCGGGTAAAGTTGTGGTCACGCCATCCGGCTGCTCCACGACCTCCACGGTTACCTGCACCACGGCGGTTTTTGTGGGTACCCCCACCACATGTGCGGGTCCCCCGGAACTTTGAACGCTTGTTTACTGGCATGCTAATTACCTCATTTTGATCAGAAGATCATTGATCTCCGTACCGTAATAACCAAGGGCACCGCCCTGGGTATACGTGCGTTTCGTGGTCTTGTATCCCTTTCTTGGCGGGTGCATACGAAGCACCGGCTTAAGTTCGGGGACATCTTTCATACGGACCTCACCGTTGACAAGAGCAGCTGCAAATTCTTCAATGCTTCCATAGGAGGTTGCAGATTTCACGTACTCTTCAGTGAGCGGCTTGTTGCCGGTAAGTCTTCCACGGGTAGTGAGGATAGTTGCGAGCGTCGCATCGTCAACTTCACCAAAGGCAATGAAATCCTTTGCTTTACGGATCATACCGAGGTACTCGGGGGTCTCAGGCACAAGAACACAGTGGTTGATGTGGTGAAGACGGAGAATCTTCAGGGTTTCCTTGATGTCACGGCGGGTGTTGACCACACCGCGAACTTGAACGACAGCGTACATTATTTGCGCCCTCCGATGCGAATCAGATTCGTTTCACGAAGTGCATTGTAGGTTGCCTTTGCAAAGTTAAGAGTAGTTCTCGTGTTTCCACTCGTGTTAACCCAGACATCCTGAATTCCCGCGAGGGCAAGTACTTTCTTACCAACATCACCAGTCACAAGACCGATTCCTTTCGGAGCTGGTTTAAGGGTAACGGCAACGGAGCCGGCTTTACCGGTGACTTCCATCGGTACGGAGTGTTTCATACCACAGCCGCATTCCCATGAACCGCATCCACGGCGGACTTTGACAATGTTCAACTTTGCATTTGTGATTGCTTTCTTGATTGCAGTTCCAACCTGAACATCTCTGCCCTGGCCAAAACCAACGTAACCATTCTTGTTGCCGATGACGACCACAGCTCTGAACTTAATACGACGTCCGGAGTCGGTCATACGCTGCATCATGTCGATGCAGAGGACTTCGTCAACAAGATCGGGAAGCATTGCGTCGACAATGCCTGCCTCTTTGATGGGCTGTCCGCTTGCAAGGATCTCATCGAAGCTTGCAAATTCGCCTGCCATGACTTTCTTGCCAAGACCGGTTACTGGGACCCATACTTCCTGTTCGTAAGCCATTTTACTCCAGCTCCTTCATAATTGCGTCTTTTGTAGCCTCGACATTTTCAACGAGACCAGCAAAGCGCTCATCATATTCAGCGATGTGGGCGCCGTTGCAGCGATCGTCATCCGGAAGGATTGATTCTCCTACCGGGACGTCGAAACCTGCATCGACGGCACCTTTGATTGCAGCAAACACGCGTGCACCGGTCGATGCAACCTGCAGACCGATATCTGCGATTCCACCATCATATCCGGCTTTCTGTGCACGAACTGCGAAGAGCATGCCGGTGAGGTATGCTGCAGGGGTGTTTCCAAGGTATCCTTTGTATCCGAAGTTCACCAGTTCACGGCTGTTGACGTGAACAAGAGTGAAGTCGCCGTCCATCTGAGCTGCGATGAGCTGGATAATGATGTGGCGGTTTGTCTTACGGACAACCATACGATTTCTACCAGAAACGATTAAACGCTGGCGCTGGTAGTAATCAGTTCTGCCTTCACGGCGTCTTCTGAACTGAACGAAATATCTTCCATTAATTGCCATTGTTTACTCCCTCCTGGAGGTTACGAGCTCAATCTGAGTTTTCATGTGAGCGACGTTACGGAACTGACCACCTGCTGCACGACGGTAAAGTCTGCGGTATTCGGTCGGTGTGATGGATCCTGCTTCACGCTGAGCACGGAGTTCTTTACGCTGGGCACGGATCTTTTTGATCCACTGGGTCTTGGACGGGGTTCTGGCGCCTTTTGCACCGCTCCGGCGTCCCGGACCTTTTCCGTGTCCGTATGAACGCTTGACCATACGGGCCCTGACGCGTCCACGGGAAATTCCTTTCTTCTGGTGGGAAGAGATTGCACCCTCATCAATGAGGTTGCGAATATCCTCGCGGGACATTGCATTCTGGATGTCAGAGAGTTTTTCCGGGTTGAACCATACACGGTTTTCACCGCAGCCAAGAACGGATGCGGCGATTCTGCGCTGGGATGCGAGATCACTCATCTGCTTTCACCTCTTCTGCGGGTTGTGCAGCCGGTGTAACGGCAACTTTTGCCTCCTTCGGATTCAAGACCTTGATGCCGAGTTCAGCTGCTTTGGTCTGGATAACGCTGCGTTTTGCACCGCCGACTGACGCACCAATGCGTACAGCAGTCGTTGCCGGATCAACAGCGTCAAGCTCGACCGGAGTAAAGACGAGAGCTTCGCGGTATCCGCTCGGGTGGAATCCGCGTACTGCTTTCGGTGCTCCGAAACCTGCTTCGGGGTGTGCACCCTTTGCACGGTAATCCTTGCGCTGTTTGCTGTGGAGACCGCGTGGTCTTCTCCAACTGTCTGCCAGTTTTACTTTAGCCTGGAGGCACTGGCGGGCAAAGCGGGATGACTTCTTAGCTCCACGAGCTTTGATAAGTTTCTTGATTTCACTCGCCATGTTAGTCGCCTCTGCTGATAATGTAAATGCCGTCCTGGAAGACACGCGGATCACGGTTTCTGACTTTGCATGCCTGTTCGACATTTGCTGCGGTGTTGCCGATCGTCTCACGGTTGATGCCGTTTAAGATCAGTTCATCGCCCTGGACTTTTACTTTGACACCTGCTACGATGTTTGCGTACCGTGCCTGCTTCTCACCAAGGAAGTTTCCGATCTCGACTTTGTCGCCGGCAACTTTGACCTGGATAGGGAAGTGGTTGTACACAATCTTCATATGGTATTCGTATCCTTCGGATACACCTTTGCTCATGACACCGAGGTGTGCTTTGTAGGTTCCAAGCAGTGCATACACACTGCGTCTTGCGGAAGTGCTTACAAGCGTAACTGAACCGTCTGCGATAGTGATAGTGATCGCAGGGTGGTACATCGTACGGGTAAGTTCACCTTTAGATCCCTTCACGGTAACGAGATCACCAGTCTTGGTGATGGTTACGCCCTTGGGGATTTCGAAAATCAATTCTGCCATTGTTTTCACTCCTTAGAAGACGTACCCTAAAAGCTCGCCACCGATGCCGAGCTTACGTGCCTGTTCGTGGGACATAACTCCCTTGGAAGTGGTCAGGATGATAATTCCAAAGCCCTTTCCCGGAAGGTATCTGATTTCCCAGGACTCGAGGTCCTCAACTTTCACCGAGAAACGCGGGGTAATTACACCGCATTTGTTGATGCCGCCGGAGAGAGCAATCTGGAATTGACCTCCTCTGCCGTCGTCGATCTTTTCAAAGCCGGTGATGTAGCCATATTCCTGCATGACCTTAAGCATGTCACCAAAGAGGCGGCTTGCCGGTTCAACGGTCACTGCAAGTTTACCAGTATCACCAGCATTCTTGATAGCGCTCATTGCGTCTGCGATAGGATTCTGTTTTGTCATTCTCCTTCACCTCTTAGTTCATCTTCTTAAAGCCCATGGTGGGTGCCCATTCGCGGAAGCACTGACGGCAGAAGTAAATGTTGTATCTGCGCACAAGTCCCTGCTTACGTCCGCAAAGCTGGCACTGGTTTGCACCGCGGCCATACTTTTTCTGCTGGACTTTGCCGTTGTCTTTTGCTGCCATGTTACTCCACCTCAATGCCGAAGGTCTCAGTAACGAACTTCATGGATTCTTCACGAGCCACATGGAGTTTGCTGTTGATCTTCTTCTGCTGGATTTTTCTGCGTGCGGTTCTGGTTCCTTTCTTTTCGATAACAGCGATGATATCCATACCGTAGATACCGATCTTCGGGTCATATGCCTGTCCCGGAAAGTCTGTGTGTTCTTCGATACCGAAACCAAAGTTGCCGGTTGCATCAAACTGACGGGTGTGGAGAACATTTTCCACAGCGTAGGTTTTGAGTGCCATATCAAGGAAGTCCATTGCCTTTTTGCCGCGAAGAGTGGCTTTGCATCCGATCGGCTGTCCTTTACGGATACCAAATGCCGGAAGAGTGTTTCTGGCATAGGAGCGGATTGGTTTTGCACCTTTGGTCAGGTCAGCTATGATATTCTCGGCATTGACAAGACGCTCACCTGCTTCGCCGACGCCCATGTGGACGACGACTTTTGCAACGAACGGGGTCTGCATATCAGTCATGCGTCAACACCCCAGGTTTTCAGGAAGGACTCGGTGGTTCCGATCATGTAGACATAGTCTTCAATGGTCTCGAACTTGTTGCCGTTTGCATCCTCAATGACGACACGGTTCGGCAGAGATGATTCCTGAACAAGAATCTCCACGAGTTTTCCGGTTTTCATTGTGTGCTGTCCGCCGATGATGATTGCCATGTTGCCGACTGCATACGGGAAGTGCTGCTGGACTGCGAAACGGTCGTCGCCGGCGATGCCGATAACGAGCGAGTCTTTGCCTTTACAGTTGTCTTCACCGATGAAGTTTGCACCGCTGGTTAAGTTGATCTGTGTCTTGCCGCCTTTAATGGTGGTTTTGTTTGCAACTTTTACGAGCTGGAACTTGGCTGCATCTGCAGTGATCTCATATTCATTGTGGCGTCCCTTCTCATCGACAAGGATCATGTAGTGCTTGTCGATTTTCGGGAAGCTGATGATATCAAAGACGTCGATTCCGATGTGCTCATCGGTTACAACATGACCGTTCAGTAAGACCCGACGGTCGTGCAGAATCTTTCTGACTTCTTTGGTGTTTAATGCAAACTGCATGTGGTCACGGAGCCAGATGCCGATTGGAAGAGCAGAACCATCGTGCGGACCGCTTGAGGTGCTGACGACATATTTGCTTTCTTTTCTGGCGATCTGCCATGCATCCGGTGCAGTCATTCTCTTGGTTCGGGTCATTATGCCTTCACCTCAAGACGTTCAACACGCACTGCATCTTTTGTGTTGAGTTTGGTGATCATTATCTTGGACGGATCGAGTGGTCTTGGGACATCTTCGCCGTTGGCTTTCTTGACATAAACTCCGTGAACAAGGATCTTCGTGTTTTTGACATCTACTTCGTCAACAACACCTTCGATTCCTTTGAATTCACCACGGAGTACTTTGACAGTATCGCCGGTAACAACACGGAAACTGCGCTTTCCATACTTTTGGCGAAGATCGCTCGCGAGAGGGGAGTGTAAAAATGCACCACGAGTGTGAATCGGAGCATTATACCGGAACTTCCGCTGCTTTCTTGGCTGAGTGCTTGAAATACGTGCCATGTTTTCACCTTAGATAATGATGGTTGCCATTGATCCAACCTTGGGGAAACGTTCTGCGACTTCACGGGCAACCGGACCTTTAATGTCGGTTCCACGCGGATCGCCGTTTTCATTGAGGAGGATCATTGCGTTCTCTTCGAAGGAGACTCTGAGGCCGTTGGGGCGACGGAATTCCTTCTTCTGACGGACAACGACAGCTCGAACGAGCTTGCGTTTCATGTCGGGAGTTCCTTTCTTGACTGAAACAGTCGCAAGGTCTCCAAGTCCCATCTTAGGCTGCCGGTTTTTAACACCGTGATAACCGAAGACGGAAACAATCTGTACAACACGGGCACCCGTGTTGTCTGCACAGACCATCTTTGAGCCGGTCTGAAGTGCGCGCGGAATTTTGGATGTTAGGCCTTTCATTCCTTAGTCACCTCGACAACTACATAGGAGGTCGTTTTATTCAGTGGTCTGCACTCTGCAATCTTTACCTCGTCGCCGATTTTGGCGTTGAGGCATGGAGCCATGTGTGCGTGGATTTTGGAGCTGCGTTTCTCATATCTGTCATATTTCTGGACTTTATGAAGAAAGCTCCTCTCGACGACAACAGTTCCCTGCATTCGTTCGCTTACGACCTTACCGGTAATCACCTGGCCGCGCACCGGTAAGCTGCCGTGAAACGGACAATTTACATCGTCACAATCCTTCTCTGGGACTGCAACATTTAAGCCGATATTTTTTGCCATATTAACCCTCATGTCTCGCTCATACCTTACGATATGGGCTTACGCGCATACTTACGCGCCGCGTTGGAGAAACAGACAAAGCATTGCCGTCTATTATCACCTGAACACTGTCCGGGAGGGTCACCCGGAGTAACTTACGTTGTTTCTCCAGGCACTTAATGCCATTCCCTGTATTAATCCGAAGAGTGTTTCTGGTCTCATCGATGATGATCCCGGAAAGCCCTTCTTCATATCTGTTCGGTGAGGACTCCACAGATACAAAAAGACCGATAAGTTCATGTCTGAGTATATTCTGTGGAGTGATCATAGACGAGATTTATGCCTGACGTTTGGTCTGTTCAGTCTTGATACGTGCGATAGTTCTGCGAACTTCCCGGATCTTTCCGGGGTTTTCCGGTGCACCACCGGCGCTGACTTTTCCGTAGTTCTGGATCAGTTCGATCTTGAGCTTCTGCTCATTCTCGACTAATTCAGCATCGGAAAACTGGGCGACTTCTTTTGCTCTGAAGATAGCCATGTTTAGACCTCCTCAACAAATTCCGGTTCGGGTTCAGCTGCAAGTTCTGCATCGAACTCTTCAAAGATATCGGTCTCGACAACACGTGCCGGAGCAGGAGCTGCGTCAGCACGGATCTCGAACTGATCCGGAAGTTTTGCTCCCGGCGGAACGATCTTGACCTGAACACCGATGATACCGAGTTTCTTGATTGCA
The sequence above is a segment of the uncultured Methanocorpusculum sp. genome. Coding sequences within it:
- a CDS encoding 50S ribosomal protein L30, with product MYAVVQVRGVVNTRRDIKETLKILRLHHINHCVLVPETPEYLGMIRKAKDFIAFGEVDDATLATILTTRGRLTGNKPLTEEYVKSATSYGSIEEFAAALVNGEVRMKDVPELKPVLRMHPPRKGYKTTKRTYTQGGALGYYGTEINDLLIKMR
- a CDS encoding 30S ribosomal protein S14 — protein: MAAKDNGKVQQKKYGRGANQCQLCGRKQGLVRRYNIYFCRQCFREWAPTMGFKKMN
- the secY gene encoding preprotein translocase subunit SecY, with product MGELLDRMEPLLARMPAVKPPEGHVHFKNKLMWTAAVLLLYFILTNIPVFGLSATSIDVFEYYRALLAGAQGTILHLGIGPIVTASIVLQLLRGADLIKINTSDQRGQVIYMGLQKVLIFVMIILEALPNVLGGWMSADPAVSAFFGGNAGFVMLLIFLQICIGGVLVMFMDEVVSKWGIGSGVGLFIVAGVAQGLINGFFNWEATTDQFAVGFFPRLFQVIADGANFIDYFGLQLLALVTTVGLFFIIVYVESTRIEIPLAHANVRGARSRFPVKLVYASVLPMILVRVLQANVQMIGMFLSSIGFTALGEFNGSTPLNGLMWYLAPINQPQDWMWWLSSFTGTGHAIWEVILRVGIDCTVMILGGALFAIFWVKTAGLDSKHVARQIQNSGMQIPGYRRSPAVLERYLDRYIPRVTVIGGVFIGLLSVMANMLGIIGFVGGTGLLLTVSIIYRLYEQIANEQMMEMYPFMRGFFDKE
- the rpl6p gene encoding 50S ribosomal protein L6, translating into MAELIFEIPKGVTITKTGDLVTVKGSKGELTRTMYHPAITITIADGSVTLVSTSARRSVYALLGTYKAHLGVMSKGVSEGYEYHMKIVYNHFPIQVKVAGDKVEIGNFLGEKQARYANIVAGVKVKVQGDELILNGINRETIGNTAANVEQACKVRNRDPRVFQDGIYIISRGD
- a CDS encoding 50S ribosomal protein L18, yielding MAINGRYFVQFRRRREGRTDYYQRQRLIVSGRNRMVVRKTNRHIIIQLIAAQMDGDFTLVHVNSRELVNFGYKGYLGNTPAAYLTGMLFAVRAQKAGYDGGIADIGLQVASTGARVFAAIKGAVDAGFDVPVGESILPDDDRCNGAHIAEYDERFAGLVENVEATKDAIMKELE
- a CDS encoding ribonuclease P protein subunit → MITPQNILRHELIGLFVSVESSPNRYEEGLSGIIIDETRNTLRINTGNGIKCLEKQRKLLRVTLPDSVQVIIDGNALSVSPTRRVSMRVSPYRKV
- a CDS encoding 30S ribosomal protein S17, which codes for MAKNIGLNVAVPEKDCDDVNCPFHGSLPVRGQVITGKVVSERMQGTVVVERSFLHKVQKYDRYEKRSSKIHAHMAPCLNAKIGDEVKIAECRPLNKTTSYVVVEVTKE
- a CDS encoding 50S ribosomal protein L5, which produces MTDMQTPFVAKVVVHMGVGEAGERLVNAENIIADLTKGAKPIRSYARNTLPAFGIRKGQPIGCKATLRGKKAMDFLDMALKTYAVENVLHTRQFDATGNFGFGIEEHTDFPGQAYDPKIGIYGMDIIAVIEKKGTRTARRKIQQKKINSKLHVAREESMKFVTETFGIEVE
- a CDS encoding 50S ribosomal protein L14; translation: MKGLTSKIPRALQTGSKMVCADNTGARVVQIVSVFGYHGVKNRQPKMGLGDLATVSVKKGTPDMKRKLVRAVVVRQKKEFRRPNGLRVSFEENAMILLNENGDPRGTDIKGPVAREVAERFPKVGSMATIII
- the rplX gene encoding 50S ribosomal protein L24, with translation MARISSTQPRKQRKFRYNAPIHTRGAFLHSPLASDLRQKYGKRSFRVVTGDTVKVLRGEFKGIEGVVDEVDVKNTKILVHGVYVKKANGEDVPRPLDPSKIMITKLNTKDAVRVERLEVKA
- a CDS encoding 50S ribosomal protein L19e → MSDLASQRRIAASVLGCGENRVWFNPEKLSDIQNAMSREDIRNLIDEGAISSHQKKGISRGRVRARMVKRSYGHGKGPGRRSGAKGARTPSKTQWIKKIRAQRKELRAQREAGSITPTEYRRLYRRAAGGQFRNVAHMKTQIELVTSRRE
- a CDS encoding uL15m family ribosomal protein — its product is MPVNKRSKFRGTRTCGGGTHKNRRGAGNRGGRGAAGWRDHNFTRWYLLGKTEGKHGFVSKISVTYEVLDIGDLDQMIPDLVARGIATQNGDVITLDAAQIGVEKILGGGKVTHKLTITAENFSGRAVAKIEELGGTTQTSE
- a CDS encoding 30S ribosomal protein S5 encodes the protein MAYEQEVWVPVTGLGKKVMAGEFASFDEILASGQPIKEAGIVDAMLPDLVDEVLCIDMMQRMTDSGRRIKFRAVVVIGNKNGYVGFGQGRDVQVGTAIKKAITNAKLNIVKVRRGCGSWECGCGMKHSVPMEVTGKAGSVAVTLKPAPKGIGLVTGDVGKKVLALAGIQDVWVNTSGNTRTTLNFAKATYNALRETNLIRIGGRK
- a CDS encoding 30S ribosomal protein S4e, with amino-acid sequence MTRTKRMTAPDAWQIARKESKYVVSTSSGPHDGSALPIGIWLRDHMQFALNTKEVRKILHDRRVLLNGHVVTDEHIGIDVFDIISFPKIDKHYMILVDEKGRHNEYEITADAAKFQLVKVANKTTIKGGKTQINLTSGANFIGEDNCKGKDSLVIGIAGDDRFAVQQHFPYAVGNMAIIIGGQHTMKTGKLVEILVQESSLPNRVVIEDANGNKFETIEDYVYMIGTTESFLKTWGVDA
- a CDS encoding 30S ribosomal protein S8, with translation MTKQNPIADAMSAIKNAGDTGKLAVTVEPASRLFGDMLKVMQEYGYITGFEKIDDGRGGQFQIALSGGINKCGVITPRFSVKVEDLESWEIRYLPGKGFGIIILTTSKGVMSHEQARKLGIGGELLGYVF
- a CDS encoding 50S ribosomal protein L32e translates to MASEIKKLIKARGAKKSSRFARQCLQAKVKLADSWRRPRGLHSKQRKDYRAKGAHPEAGFGAPKAVRGFHPSGYREALVFTPVELDAVDPATTAVRIGASVGGAKRSVIQTKAAELGIKVLNPKEAKVAVTPAAQPAEEVKADE
- the rpmC gene encoding 50S ribosomal protein L29, which translates into the protein MAIFRAKEVAQFSDAELVENEQKLKIELIQNYGKVSAGGAPENPGKIREVRRTIARIKTEQTKRQA